The Bacillota bacterium genome includes the window TTATTTTGTTGCTTTGTAGCTTTCCGGTGGGCACCGGGGAAGGTGCCGGGTGTGGAACTAACGCCGCCCAAGCAGCGGCTGTTTAAAGTTTTGTCTCTATTTTACCTGCACTTCTTGCTGATGGGTATGTTTTACTTAGTAGTAAACGGTTATAAATCACTTGCATTTGCTATCTTCTTGGCACTGCTGGCGCAAGGTTTAAGTCTTACACCTATAGGTTACAGACTCATTAAAAGATATGATATGTGGATAATTATAAATCGTCAGGGTAAGGAGGTTTACGGTGGTGCTAGTGAGGTTTAGAAAAGTGCTTTTTATTCAAATTGTGAGGTCATTTGTAATAGTTGCATTGTTCGTAGCAGCTATAGGTATCAAGCCGGCAAGTTTTATCTGGTGGTATCAGCCGGAAATACAAAAGGAACATTAGTTGGCGGAAAGCTGCTTCTGCTTTTGAACCAACTTATTTAGAATATCCAAATTAATTCGTGCAACCGATTAAAAGGTGTTACCTTTAATTACCACGGTTTTGTGTCGCTCACTTCGGTTACTTAAGGTAAGTATTTGTTCTACGAGGAGAGTATCGTATGGAGACCCAGATCAAAATAATCGATACACAGCATGCTACACGAGTGCTGTTATGGTTTGCAAAACCATATCTTCTTAGTTACTTTTTCGTTTTAGCCCTCTTCCTTATATTGAGCATTTCAAATGCTGCTTCCCCTTATTTTATGAAGCTAATCGTTGATGAAGCCATAGGCCATAAGGATGTTCGTTTACTCATGCTCCTATTGACTGCTATTTTAATAACCGAGATAGTCAGAGGGGTATCTGACTATCTCAAAGATGTGCAGTATACTTCTCTGAGTCAAAGAATTATCGGCAACATCAGGCATAAGGCTTATGCAAACTTAACCCATAAACAAGCAGAATATCTTACCAAGCAGCAGACTGGTGATACTATAGCTCGCCTTGAAGCTGACGCAGCGTTTCTTGATGCTCCTTTACGAAGTTTAGCTTCGTTGTTAGCGGAAAGTCTTACAGTGATAGTAATCAGTGTCCTTATGGTGGCGATTAATTGGCGCTTATACATAGTATTATTAATATCGTTTCTAGTTCTCTTTGTTGTTCAGCGGTATTTCGGTAAGCAAATTAGTAAGCTGGCACTGACGCTAAGAGAACAAATCGGTAAGATCAGCGCGTTTTTGCAGGAATCCGTAAGTGGCATGGCTGAGCTACAGCTGCTTGGGCAGGAGGTATTTCTTCAGAAAAAGTATCAGAAGCAAGTCTTGAAACAGATTGACTATACGATCAATTTTGCAAAAGTGATGAGCGGGTCCAAATTAAGTACCGGGTTTATTGGCGCCTTTGCGCTAGTGTTCATCTTTGGTTTTGGTAGCTTTTCAATATTTAATAATCAATTAACCATTGGTGGTTTAATGGCATTTAACGTATATTTTTTCCGTCTCTTTTCTTCTGTTAGCGTACTTGCACATGTCAATCTCGATATACAGTCAAGTCGAGCGGTGTTTAGCAGATTAAGCAATCTGCTGGAAGAGCCTGATTGCGAATCGTCTAAAGAAACCAATGGCATTCGGAATAGTAGCTGTGGATTGAAAGGTGAGCTTGAGTTTAACAATGTAAGCTTTAGCTATCCAGGACAGGAACTTCTGATTAAGGATTTGTCGTTTAAGCTTAATCCAGGGGAGTTTGCTGTTGTACAAGGTCCAAATGGTGCTGGCAAGACAACCATTGCAAATCTAGTTGTCAGGAAGCAGGATGTAAGCGTTGGCTCAATTACGCTTGGTGGGAAAGATCTACGCTTACTACCAAAAGATGCTGTAAGAAGGCATGTAAGCATAGTGCCTCAGGAGCCTTTTATCATACATGGTTCAATTTATGAAAATTTATGTCTTGGGAATGATCCTTCACCTGAACTAATTGATAGCGCCCTCAATCTTGTAGGCTTAAGAGAATTTGTTTCAAATTTATCATTGGGCATTAATACCCAAGTTGGCGAGCGAGGTTGTACGCTATCGAGTGGCCAAAGGCAAAGGCTTGCGATAGCAAGGGCGCTTTTACGGAAGCAAGAAATCTTGATCCTTGACGAATCCACGTCAGCTCTCGATTATGCCTCAGAAGAAGCACTGATAAGGCAACTCAAAACTTCTTTGGGAGACCGCATTTTAATCGTTGTAACACACCGCTTAGCGCT containing:
- a CDS encoding cyclic lactone autoinducer peptide, with the protein product MRSFVIVALFVAAIGIKPASFIWWYQPEIQKEH
- a CDS encoding ABC transporter ATP-binding protein — its product is METQIKIIDTQHATRVLLWFAKPYLLSYFFVLALFLILSISNAASPYFMKLIVDEAIGHKDVRLLMLLLTAILITEIVRGVSDYLKDVQYTSLSQRIIGNIRHKAYANLTHKQAEYLTKQQTGDTIARLEADAAFLDAPLRSLASLLAESLTVIVISVLMVAINWRLYIVLLISFLVLFVVQRYFGKQISKLALTLREQIGKISAFLQESVSGMAELQLLGQEVFLQKKYQKQVLKQIDYTINFAKVMSGSKLSTGFIGAFALVFIFGFGSFSIFNNQLTIGGLMAFNVYFFRLFSSVSVLAHVNLDIQSSRAVFSRLSNLLEEPDCESSKETNGIRNSSCGLKGELEFNNVSFSYPGQELLIKDLSFKLNPGEFAVVQGPNGAGKTTIANLVVRKQDVSVGSITLGGKDLRLLPKDAVRRHVSIVPQEPFIIHGSIYENLCLGNDPSPELIDSALNLVGLREFVSNLSLGINTQVGERGCTLSSGQRQRLAIARALLRKQEILILDESTSALDYASEEALIRQLKTSLGDRILIVVTHRLALAKYADKVIKIGECSSMKMNVAECSKTDRGKVIC